The sequence below is a genomic window from Cicer arietinum cultivar CDC Frontier isolate Library 1 chromosome 6, Cicar.CDCFrontier_v2.0, whole genome shotgun sequence.
gtagggatttttttttgtagttttgtgttgtttctttgttttagtgtagcactgaattttggtgagaaatcaacgtGGCCTATGTGAAATATTTCAACCATATCTGGCgttttagatgtccaattagagtcaaaataagtgcaaatgaaagctatgATCCATATCTACacctttcatgaagacactggGACCAAATTCGAAGTCAAAATAGGAGCCAAATGCAGAAAATGTCAAATAAAAGATGTtatgcgcctgaagcgcgtgAAATGCGCCTAAAGCGCATTACAGACAATACAATATGTCTCTTTTGCGCCTGAAGCATAATCCTGAACTTGGGGCGCATGACACACAGCATAATACattaaaatgcagtttttttaCTCTTTAGGCATCTtgtttactattgggaagttgagaAACTTATGCCATAACAGATAAACTCAAAGACATCTGTTTCTAACACAATTgtagcagttttatcaagaatcattcatgaatccttcttttAATTCTTCTATAATATTTATCTCTTATATCTctttcatgagtaactaaatcctatttgttagggattagtgtaacaagatgaaacccttatttttctgatttgatttctagttatatgaaggagtttattgaattatttttcttatctttgTGCTTGATGATTTTTATttcttgatcaacattaaaatattctacgattcgtattttaaaACGGGATAGATGCGGTTcatgaaatcaattaaattaattgcaaATGCAgtagtttaataagagaattcttgtacgtaaggcttaattataatcttaaatccactaaagaattaggggttactttggaattaaaggttctgtcactaagacattagggcaagaataataaagataatttggtaataattcaataaaggaattcaataactaggataaAATTAGACCAAAGGTTGGatttgaagtgaaactcatcctcGACATTTtacttattataaaggatcaattttattaacgTTGCtagtttaaaataatatttcaatcaatttagaAAGTTTTTGTTCagttttagaaattaaatataattcaatagtaaaacgaaATCCTCGAGTTCGATACTTGATACTACCGTTTtcattattacttgcaacgatttagtaaagttgctgaaacgctatcaagtttttggtgccattgtcggggattgccatctcactattaattataatttatttacttgaTTGGAATTTTTTTGCCCTGcaataaaaattttgtttttgttttaattatttattttaaaacttttcatTACTAACAATTTGACTAACCTTATATGCGAGCCAGGCCTCAACTGAactctttgatccagaaatcaTAAAAACTGCAAAAACAAATCGAAATGCGGTTCAAGAAAAGAGACAAAAGGAAAGACAATTAGTAGTGGAAGAAGAGGATTAGGGGGATTTCCTCCTATTTGTGGTGATGGCTGATCCACCACCACATGAACGTACCCTCGGCGAGTATGGGGATCGAGATAGAAACCATGCTCAGTTGGCCATCCATGACCAACCGGTTACAATCAACAAGTTCGAAATAAGTCCcgctctataccgagagttgaaggagattcattttttCGATAAATATAACGAAGACGCCAATAGACATCTCACAAACTTCTTTGAACTATGTGAAACAATGAAGGTGGATGGTTGCTTTGAAAAAGGCTTGAGGTTGAGactatttccattttcattgaaaGATTATGCTAAGGAGTGGCTTAATTCTTTATCCTCAGGTAGCATCACCACATAGGAtgaccttgaagataagttGTTGGAACAATACTTCCCCCTCAGCTATGTTCGttagaaaaaggcaagagatttccatttacaaacaaaaagaagGAGAATCTCTTTGTGACACTTATAGAAGGTTCAAGAGTTTACTAGTAGCATGCcccaatcatgcttatgactACACTGctcaaatgcaaatattttgtaatggtttgaggcctagaactagaattatgttggatgctacatcaggtggttctttgaattacaaaattGAACCAGAAGCACGAAATATTATTGAGATCATgacatcaaatgaacaaatgatgttgtatgatagAGGTGGTGGGTCAAAAAGTGGTATGTTGGAATTGAATTTTATGGATGTCGTGTTGGCTCAAGGAAAGCTACTCTCAAAATAGATAGAAGATTTTAACgttgttgagataaagaaaggGATGACAGCTCTAAGTATACAACCCTAAGTAGCCCTGTTCAAATTAATGAAACATACTCGTTGTGACTTTTGTGGCggagcacataaaaatggaTCTTGTGAAGTGCCAGATAAAGATGATACATAAGCACCAGAAAAGATGAATTTTATGGGTAACAACGAGAAACAAAATAATTCCTACTCTAGTATATGTAATCCGGGTTTaagaaataattcaaatttttcatgGAAAGATCAACATAGTGGATCTCaaggtcaacaaggagctcaagcAAGTCAAGCACCACCTCGAAAATCTGCTTGGGCGAGTGGTATTGAGAAGTTAGTAacaagcacaagttctttcattgaagagtcaagtgCCATCTAGAAAAATCACTCAGCCTCAATAAAGAATCTTGAGATCCAACTGGGTTAACTTACTCAACAACTAGCACAAAA
It includes:
- the LOC140920789 gene encoding uncharacterized protein produces the protein MADPPPHERTLGEYGDRDRNHAQLAIHDQPVTINKFEISPALYRELKEIHFFDKYNEDANRHLTNFFELCETMKVDGCFEKGLRLRLFPFSLKDYAKEWLNSLSSGGSLNYKIEPEARNIIEIMTSNEQMMLYDRGGGSKSGMLELNFMDVVLAQGKLLSK